The genomic window TTCACTAACAAACTGGGCTGCCGCACTTGTAGAAGATGTATGTTCTAGCTCAAGCCCTTTAAACTGTTGATGCAAAAATTTATGGCATTGTGCTATAGCGTGTGAATGAGAATACACTTTCGTAATATTTCGCCAATTGTTTGCATTATCAGGACATACCATTAAATGCTGTTTGATTGGTGTCACAAGCTCAGCAACAATATGCAAAGGAACACTATGTATCAAATAATCTATAGTCAGATTGACAGAGCCCTCTAATGCATTTTCTAAAGGAACTACCCCCCATACCACTTCTCCAGAGCCAACTGCATCAATCACCTCTGGAATAGTATGAAAAGGGACTTTTTCACTTGTAGGAAACATAGAAGACACAGCAAAATGCGTGAACGTAGCCTTTGGACCTAAAAACCCTACTGAGTTCAAAGTATTTCCTCCCCCTTATACACCTGTGCCAAGTACATCCACTTTAATAACAAACTCCAAACGTCTAATATGTGCTAGCAATTCATTAATTTCGACAGTCATAGCAGACGTATCAAGTGAAAGCGTGACATTAGCACGTCCTTGGAGAGGAATCGTTTGATGTATTGTTAAAATGTTAAATCCAGCCTTTGCGACGACATGCAGTACTTCTGATAGAGTACCCGAACGGTCTTCAAGGTAAATAAACAGCGAAATAATATTCTCCTTAACAACACGATGAAACGGAAAGACGGCATCACGATATTTGTAAAAAGCACTGCGGCTCACATCCGCCATAGCGGTTGCTTCTGCAATGCCTTTTGCCTTCCCTTTTTCAATGAGTTCCTTAGCCTCTATGGTTTTTTTTATAGCTTCAGGAAGCACATCTTCTCTAACTAGAAAAAATCTTTCTTTTTTATTTACCATATTAAGCGTCTTCTCCTCTCCTGAGAATAAGCTATTCTATAAATTCAAACTCATAATCCAATATTTTCACGATATCTCCATCTTTTGCACCGCGCTCGCGTAACGCATCATCAATTCCCATACCACGAAGCTGTCTAGCAAATCTACGAACAGATTCATCTCTTGAGAAATCAGTCATTTTAAATAACTTTTCGAGTCTGTCTCCTGTTATGACAAATGTACCATCACTTTCACGAGATACTTTGAAATCAGGCATTTCCTTTTCATGACGATAGACAACGCGATTTTCAGTTGGCTCATCTTTAGTCTCCATTGGAAACTCAGGTGTTTTCTCTATAGTATCTGCAATGGCAAATAAAAGCTCGCGAATTCCCGAATGAGTAACTGCAGAAATCGGATAGATTGGAAAATCATCTTTTAGCTTTTCTTTAAAGGCTTTTAAGTTTTCTTCGGCTCCCGGCATATCCATTTTATTTGCCACGATAATTTGCGGACGCTCTGTTAGCCTTAAATTGTACTCACGAAGCTCATCATTAATGACTACATAATCTTCATACGGATCACGCTCTTCAATAGAAGCCATATCAATAACGTGAACAATCACACGCGTACGCTCAATATGTCTTAAAAACTGATGTCCTAGACCGACACCTGCATGAGCACCTTCAATTAATCCAGGCAAATCAGCCATTACAAAGCTTCGCCCGTCTTGCGTTTCTACAACACCTAAATTAGGTACAAGTGTAGTAAAGTGATATTCGGCAATCTTCGGCTTTGCAGCAGACACAATCGAAAGTAATGTAGATTTCCCTACACTTGGGAAGCCTACTAACCCAACATCAGCAAGTAACTTTAGTTCAAGCACAACATGACGCTCTTGTCCTGGTTCTCCGTTTTCAGCAATTTCTGGTGCGGGATTTGCTGGCGTTGCAAAGCGTGTGTTACCACGTCCGCCTCGTCCACCTCTAGCAATAACAGCACGTTGACCATGCTCTGTTAAATCAGCAATAACCTCTTGTGTATCCTCATCTTTTACAACCGTACCTGGTGGCACCTTTACAACCATATCGTCGGCGTTGCGCCCATGCATCCCTTTTGACATACCATGCTCGCCAGGTGTTGCCTTAAAATGACGTTTATAGCGAAAATCCATTAGAGTCCGTAAGCCATCCTCTACTTCAAAGACAACATTTGATCCCTTTCCGCCATCTCCACCTGCTGGCCCACCTTTAGGTACATATTTCTCACGGCGAAACGCTACCATCCCGTTTCCGCCATCTCCACCTTTTACATATATCTTGACTTGATCGACAAACAATGTGCGACTTCCTTTCTATAAAGAAAAATACAATTATTGGATTTCAAGAGCAACTGTGAGCTCATTGTCTAAAACGGCATTCTCTATCACAGCTATACGACCAACATTAGATTGACTCTTAATCCAATTTATAATATCTGAACTATTTTTTATTATTCCACTAAAATCAAAAAAGAAACGAATACTATCCTTACTAAGCTCAATTGATAGACTTAAATGACTATCTGAACCTGGCTCCACCTGTTGTTGTAAGCATTGTATAAATGCAGCACACCAAGTATACAGCTCTTCATCATAGTCAGTAAGACTGTATACATCACCAATCACTTCATACTCAAGAATAATCGGCGGGGTTGTCCAGTTATATGTCATTAGTAAAACAGCTAATTTAGGTACTTTTAAATTGTATAACTTCGATTCATGCTGCATTTCAGACACGATATTGCTTATGATATCCTCAACATGCTCATATTTATGTAATGACAAGTTACCTTTAATAATTTGCATACGATTTAACCAATCATGCCTTGAATGATGGAGAACCTCTGTAAGTTCCCAATTTTGTTTCATATATATTCACCTACTTACTTAATGATAATCCGTGAAACCACTCATTTATTGGATTATAGCATACAATAAACTCTCAGCCACTTAAATTTGTTATAAAAATTAACAATGACCTCATCTACCCTATGTAGTATAAAACAAAACAAACGAATCTGACTATATGTGCGAAGTAGGTTACTCATAAAAAACCTCTTGAGAGCGTGGAGTTAGACAGTATCTACTTTACTACTGTACAATAAAAAACCCCAATCCCAACGCGGGAAAGGGGTTTTTTATAAGCATATAAAATTAAGCTTCTTGAGCTACTGGATATACACTCACTTGCTTACGGTCACGGCCTAAACGCTCGAAGCGTACTACTCCGTCAACCTTTGCGAATAATGTATCGTCGCCGCCACGGCCAACGTTTGCTCCTGGGTAAATCTTAGTACCGCGTTGACGGTAAAGAATTGAACCACCTGATACAAATTGTCCATCGGCACGCTTAGCGCCAAGACGCTTCGCCATAGAGTCACGGCCGTTTTTTGTAGAACCTACACCCTTTTTAGATGCGAAAAACTGAAGGTCTAATCTTAACATTATGTTGCACCTCCCACTTGTTCGGAAATTGTTATATATTTGCCATAATCTTTTTCGATCGTTTGTAAAGAAACAATCATTCCTTCTAATAAAAGCTGCACTTTACTATCTATCTCAGCATCAGTGAAATCAGGAACGTTAACGCTAATGTACCCGCTATCTGCCTGTTTAATATCAAGGTCGGCGTCCGTTAATGACATAACTGCATTTATCGAACCGATTGACACAGCTGATACGCCAGCACATACGATGTCCTGACCACGATTTGCGAAATTAGCATGGCCACTTATAGAAAAGGATTGCACTTTATTTTCTGTCGTGCGTGTAATTGAAACACGTATCATCTAAATCACGCCTTACGCGTTGATTTTTTCAACTACTACTTTTGTGTATGGTTGACGATGACCTTGCTTCTTGCTGTAACCTTTTTTCGGCTTGTATTTGAAAACGATAACCTTCTTGCTACGGCCTTGTTTTTCAACTTTAGCTGTTACAGAAGCACCTTCCACTAAAGGTGAACCAACTTTTACGTTGTCGCCACCTACGAAAAGAACTTTGTCAAATGTAACAGTGTCGCCTGCTGTTGCTTCAAGCTTTTCAATGTAGATAGCTTGACCTTCTTCAACTTTTAGCTGTTTACCACCAGTTTCAATAATTGCGTACATACTTGCACCTCCTCATTTTACTAAGACTCGCCAGTAATCGGTGTTTGCTTTTGTAGCAAATCTTACAGACCTGAACTGTGCGGTTGTAGTAGCGGGTGCTACAAACAACATTAAAATGTTATCACATACAACAAACCATGTCAATGCTCTCTTTCAATAGCAGCTTCTATTTCTTCTAAGCTACCTGTTCGCTTAATGGTATACCCAAATTCTTGCACGGTAGTTATAAAGATTCGTATATGAAGTTGATTCTCTAGCCTTTTCACATACTGTTTTTCTGGTCCAGTAAACCAGTGAAACGTATGTTCATCCATCAGAATCCATACTGCATCAATGTCACTAGTTGGTAATTCATAGATCGCGCGTTCAAGCTCATATGCTGCTGCTTGTGCTGATTTCTGAACACCAGTCCCTTGGCAGCTTTCACAAGGTGATGACACGACCTCAAGCAGACTTTGGTTTGTCTTTTTTCTCGTCATCTCTAACATACCAAGCTTTGTAAAACCATGTAATACAGTGCGCTGTCGATCATGTGCAAACTCAGCTTGAAGAGCATCAAGTACTTGCTTTTGCTGCTCAGATTTTTGCATATTTATAAAGTCAATTAATATCATCCCGCCTATATTACGAAGTCTAATTTGTTTAGCAATTTCTTTAGCGGCAATAAGGTTTGTTTTATATACCGTTTCTTCTAGGTCTTGGCGTCCACCAAACTTGGCAGTGTTCACATCAATAAATGTTAACGTCTCAAGCTGCTCTATAATTAAATTCCCACCATTTTTCAACCAAACCTTCGGCTGTAACGCTTTATCTAACTCAGCTTGTACGCCAAATGTTGAAAAAATATTTTCTCGCGCTTGTTTCTGGTCAACAGGTGTTGTAAAACCAAATTGCTTTATGTACTTCTGCATCGTTTTTTTTGCTTCCACGCAATCAACAACGATGCGAGATACCGTTGTTAAGTGCTGTTCTAGAACTATTCTTTTTAAAACATCGTTTGCGTTTAACAGCAACGCAGGGTGAGAAGATGATTTAGACTGATTAACGAGATCAGCGAATTCCTCTCGCAACACTGTTAACTCATCTAGAACCTCCGGCATATGACCGAGTGTTGCTTCTGTTCGAACAATGACTCCTTCAGGACTTTGCAATAATGGCTCTAACTCTTCACGCCACTTTTCTCTTTTAGCATCCGGTAACTTTCGAGATACAGCGACATAATTATCATACGGTAAATAAATGATATATCGACCAGGTAGCTCAATTTTTCCAGTAAGCTGTGGTCCTTTATCACCAACAGCCTCTCTTTTCACTTGAACAATAATGTCCTGCCCTTCTTTAATGAGCTTATTGATAGAAGTACCATTATCGTCACCCGCGATTTCTTTCCCGCTTAAATATCCCTGCTTGCCAATTCCAATATCAACAAAAGCCGCATTAAGTCCTTTTACGATACTTGTAACACGGCCTTTATAAATATTCCCGTTAATTTTCTCAACATCAGCTGTTTCAAATAGAACTTCAGCTAAATGCCCATCTTCCATCACAGCCGCTCGTTTTTGTCTTGTAATAGCATTTACTATAATCTCTCTCAACGATTTGAATCCTCACTTTAACTATAATGTTAATATCTTTACACATTTACTCATGTTTTTCCCATTTGGTCAAATCGTTAGTACGTATATAATAAGTTTCCGATAGGTTCGTTTGTTCGCTTTTCTGTAAAATATGCATGAAGCAATTCATTTTCATCAAGAGGCTCTTGCTTTTGTTGATTTCTTAAAATGATAATGGGATGTTTATACCCTCTTTTAAACCGTTGAATCACCTCATAAATCATTTCATCCTCATGAACTATAAGGGGGGAAAGTTTCTTAAATTCAATTTGCTTCCCATAATATCGTTCTAGCAGAAATCTAACGTACACATATTGTCGCTGCTTCCACTCTAACCTTAATGAAATCGCTAAAAAAATAAAAATCAACCAAATATTAATATTCATTGGCTGTGTAAAAAGCATAATAATTAAAAACAAAAGGGCAAACATACACGATGATACTATTGACCAGTAATGTGCTTTTAAAAATTCAAGATGTTGTGAAAACATTAAAAAGATTAATTTCCCACCATCTAACGGCAATATTGGTAACAAGTTAAACAGTAAGATAGCTGCATTGTGTAGCATAATGGTTTCATAAAGATAATCCGGAATAACATTGCCTACGCTTAATAGAAAGGCTAACGCTGCTATCCAAACGTGTTGTATAGGACCAGCAATAGTAACCAAAAATTCTTCTTTTGCTGATCTATTTCCATGCTCATCAAATTCAGCCACGCCTCCAAACGGAAGAAGTTGAATTTTTCTTATACGCCATGAAAAAAAATGAGCCATTAGGGCATGACCCATTTCATGTATAAACACAATGCCTAGCAAAATTATTAACTCAATAAAATGTGCCGTCACAATAGCGATACCAACTGTAACCCACAATAAAGGATGTATTGTTATTTTTTGAAGAAGAATAATCATATTAGTCAAATGGTATCACCTTGATTGGATCTATAAATTGATCCCCTTGTTTAAAAGCAAAATAAAACTGGCCCATACCATTCGGATCTTCAATAGATGTTCCCACTTTTGTACCCGATCTAACGAATTGGTATATAGGTACATCGATTGATTTTAAGTGACCGTACCATGTTTCACTCCCATCGGCATGCTGCACAATTACCGTATTACCAAGTTCGTCTTTATTCCCAGCAAAAATAACTGTGCCCTCATCAATTGTTTCTACATCAGCATTTAGTGCTGTTTCAATCATGACACCTTGTCCGTCCTTCTCAAAATCAACTAATACTCTTCCAGCAGCAGGAATTGCATATCTCGCTGGCTCATTATCTACAGTAGTATTGGTTGGAAGTAAAGCAAGCGGCGCATTCCCAAATTGATTTTCGTACCATGCTGTTACTGTTGCAAAATTAAACTCCTTCTCCATAGTGGCTGACACATAGTTTCGCACCTGATCTAGTCGTGGTGAAGAATCTCTATAAAGAATAGCCACTAACAATACTAAACAGACCGCAATAAACGTTTTCAATACAAACATTTCTCTGTTGAACAGAGGATGTTCTCCGCGGTTTTTTTGGTGGTCGCTAGAAAACACCATAGGCTGACCATGCTTTTCATCGTCATCCATTATAAAATGCCTGCTATGTAACATTGATTTTCGCTCTTTATTTCGATCTGCTATTCTCTTTTTAATCTCTTCAACTGATTTAGACATTGTCCACCATTCCTTACTGTTAATATGTTGTTCCTGACAGCTTCGTCAAGTTCGAACACCAGCAGCTAGGCATCCCTAGGACTAGCGTAGCTATAAGCTCACCTATAGAATAGACGACCTCCCACAATCTCTTATTATTGAAATGTATGACTTGTCCTGTTTATATATGACAAGCTATTGCCTGAAAAAATATAAAAGAGTTGATATGTGTCGGGTCCCAATAAAAAAAGCGAGCCCAATGATAGGCTCACTTTTTGTTTAAGACGATTTTGCACCGAATAGTTTTTTTATTTTTTGAAAAACACCTTTTTTCTCATCCGTAATAACTTGTAGTGGTATTGACTCGCCTAGAATACGACGAGCAATATTTCTATAAGCAATGGATGCCTTATAGTTAGGATTTAACACAATCGGTTCTCCGTTGTTAGATGCTTTAATGACATTTTCGTCATCAACAACAATACCAATTAAATCGATTGATAAATGGTAGACTATGTCGTCTATATCTAACATGTCACCACTTTCCATCATATGATTTTTAATACGATTAATAACAAGCTTTGGTGGTTCAATGTCCTCTTGTTCTAACAAACCAATAATACGGTCGGCATCACGAACAGCTGACTTTTCAGGCGTTGTGACAACAATTGCTCTGTCTGCTCCCGCCACTGCATTTTTATACCCTTGTTCAATACCTGCTGGACAATCTATAACAATATAATCAAACTCCTGCTTGAGCTGCTCTACTAAAACTTTCATTTGCTCTGGTTTAACTGCTGTTTTGTCACTCGTTTGCGCAGCGGGCAATAGATACAAGTGGTCCTCAAAACGCTTATCCTTTACTAGTGCTTGATGAAGCTTGCAACGAGATTCTACTACATCCACTAAATCAAATATAATTCGATTTTCCAGTCCCATCACAACATCTAAATTTCTGAGCCCAATATCAGTATCTACTAAACAAACTCGCTTGCCTAAAATCGCAAGAGCTGTTCCTACATTTGCTGACGTCGTTGTTTTACCAACTCCGCCCTTCCCAGAAGTAATAACTATTGCCTCTCCCACAATTCGTTACTCCTTTCCTATAGCTTTCGACAAATTAGGGCGAACATGTGGTAATAATTGAATTCTATCTACCACGATTTGATTGTCGCCATTGACGTAAGCACATTCCATATGACTTTCTTCCTCGTTCATCGTATCCGGTGAGCGAGATATTAATTCTTCTATTTTTAAATGAGTTGGTTTCATTAAACTAGCAGCTATAACAGCCTCTTTGTTACCATTACAGCCTGCATGCGCCATCCCTTTAAGAGCACCAATTATAAAAATATTACCTTTTGCAACTACTTTTCCGCCAGGATTGACATCACCAATCAACAACAAATCGCCTTCTACTTCCACTACTTGTCCTGAACGAACAATTTTACATAGCGTTGTTGTGTCACCTTCAAGCTTCCATTGTAAAGCCTCGGCTTTCGATACAACATGAGATTCTATTACATCTACAACCAATTGCTTTTTACCTCGTATAATAGCTTTTATTTCCTCGGCTTGTCCATCCGTTAGGAAACGATTTCCAACGTGTACCTTTACTTGAGTAAGCTGATGATTTTGTACAAGTCCTTGCGTCGTAGTTGACAGTTTTTCATCTAATTCTTCAATTAGTTCACGAAACGAGCATGTATCATCGAGATGTAATGTTATACCCTTTTTCGTTCCCTTAATTGTAACATAAGGTAGCTTCTGCTTCTCCACGACTTTCACCTCAACGATACATATAATTCGACAAACATAATCAAATTCCCTTTATAGTCGTAAAAATAAATAATCCAGCAAACTTATTTTTCTTTTCCTAAATCAAACGTGTGTAGGAAATATCGCTTTAGCGGAATATTAACCAATATAATAAATACAGCATTTATTAAAAGAGTTGGGATCAGTCTTATTTGAATAAAATAGTCGAATGTTAAAAATCCATTCCCAATTAATAAATTAATACCATACACATAAAATTCAAGTAACGCTACGATAAAAATACCAATGATTAATACAATTAAACTATGAGAGTGAACAACTCTCATTATTTTTGAAGTGATGTAAGGTAAAAGAACATAACCAAACATATAAATACCAATTATTTGAGTATACGTAATGTCATACAATAAGCCGAAGCCTAATCCATATAAAAGCGCTACATTACGCTTATAATACACTGCAGTTAAAAGCAATGTGACAAGAAAAAAACGAGGAACAAATATGCGGTCAATGTTAAACATCTGCGCCGGAAGTAAATCAACAAAGATACTTTCAAGCACAAAGCATACAATAAAAAAGCAAGGGAGGAGAAGCTTTTTCATCATGATGCTTCCTCCTCAAATTCAGCTGTTTCCGGCATAGGCATTTGTCTCTCAACAATCATAACATGATCGATTTGATATAAGTCCGCCGCTGGTGTGACATACGCCGTTTGCGTCAAACCGTACTCGTCTGGTACAACTTCAGTAATTTCTCCAATAACAAGTCCTGCTGGGAAAATGCCGCCCCATCCAGATGAGACAACTTGCTTATTAAGCTCCACTTCTTTGTTAGATGGAATCTGCTTAAATAATAGCTGCTCGCGCTCTTTATCATAGCCCTCAATAATGCCGAAAATATTTTCATTTCCCTGTACCACTGCAGATATACGATTGTTTTTATCTAACGTACTTAACAATTGAATTACTGAACTAAATTGAGAAGTAACCTTAACCTTTCCAATAAGTCCATTTGCCGTTATAACCGCCATATTCGCCTTCACACCATGCACTTCGCCTTTATTGACAATCAAAAGCTCATGCCATTGATCTGGATTGCGGGCAACAACCGTTGCTTGAATCGTTGTATAGTCCATTAAACTCTCTGTTTTCTCTAGCATAGCGCGAAGCTTTTCGTTTTCTTCCTCGAGAATGCGTGCCTTCGATTCGAGACGAACAAACTCATCTAAACGAGCCTTTAGAAGCTCATTCTCTTTGTATGTATGTCGAACGTGATTCATCGTTTCAATATAATCACTTATTTTCCGAACAGGCTCATGAAAAATAAACTGAACAAAGCCGGAGGTATCCATTACGAATTGCTCCGGCCAAGTTGCTTCCCGATCCTTTAGTGAAAAGCCTATCAATGCCACGACGATTATAAGGCTTACGAGTAGAAAAATAAGACGTTTATTAAGAAAAAATTGTGGCATTTTGACGACACCCTTTACTACTATTTGTGTCTAGCGAAAGTCTCTAGAACGATTTTTGAATAAGTCAATATTATCTAACGAACGACCTGTGCCGATAGCTACACAATCAAGTGGATTTTCAGCGATTAAAACAGGCATTTTCGTTTCGTCACTAATCACTTTATCTAGATTGCGTAAAAGCGCACCGCCACCTGTTAATACAATACCGCGGTCCATAATATCTGCTGCTAACTCAGGTGGTGTCTTTTCTAGTGTGTTTTTAACAGCTTCAACGATGGATGTTACTGTATCGCGCAGGGCATTGGCAATTTCATCAGCCGAAATTTCAATTGTTTTCGGTAATCCTGTAAGCAAGTCGCGACCACGAATATCCATCTTACCAATACCTTCTGATGATCCCGCTGACCCAACCTCCATTTTAATTGCTTCAGACGTACGGTCTCCAATCATAAGATTATATGTCTTTCTTATGTATTGGCTAATAGCTTCATCCATCTCATCTCCAGCCACACGGATAGATTGACTTGTTACAATTCCACCTAGTGAAATGATAGCCACCTCCGTTGTACCCCCACCAATATCAACAACCATACTTCCTGTTGGTTCCCATACTGGTAAGTTTGCTCCAATAGCAGCTGCAAAAGGCTCTTCAATTGGAAACGCATCACGAGCTCCCGCTTGCTTTGTAGCATCGATTACAGCGCGTTCTTCTACCTTTGTGATACCAGACGGTACACACACCATTACAAATGGTTTTTTAGAAAAAGGACGATGCTTTTGCGCTTGATTTATATAATATTTCATCATAGTTGCTGTTGTATCATAATCAGCAATTACGCCATCCTTCATAGGGCGTAAAGCGACAACATTTCCTGGAGTTCTACCTATCATATTTTTCGCTTCGTTTCCTACCGCGACTATTTGTTTACTATCTGTTCTAACGGCAACAACAGAAGGCTCGCGCACTACGATCCCTTTGCCTTTAACAAAAACCAACGTATTGGCAGTACCTAAATCTATCCCCAGATCCTTTGTGCCAAATCCAAACATATGTGTATCTTCCTTTCTGATACCTTGCATCATTTTTGCAAATTCTAAGATGTATTTTTTAAAAATCCATAAATTATATTATATCCTAGCTACCCAAAAAAACATAGTACTAGACATATCCTTTTTCTTTCAGACTAATAAATTTTTGGTCTCCAATGATTAAATGGTCCAAAATATCTATGCCAACAATACCACCAGCTTCGACTAATCGTCTAGTGACTTCAATATCCTCTCTTGAAGGAGTTGCGTCACCGGATGGATGGTTATGAGCGCAAATAATAGACGCTGCTGAACGTCGCACTGCTTCGCGAAAGTAGGGTAAGTACCCAGCGCCTTGCTTAGTTGCCTAAGTAGGTTTCCAAGAACTCCCCTCCAAACCGTACGTACTCCTCTCAGAGTATACGGCTTTCCATTTACCTAATCTAACTTTCCTTTATGCAGATTCTGATGACATGGGATACACATTGCAATGGTTTTTCTTCGCCTTGCAATCATTCTCTGTTCCCACTTCTTTTTACCTTCCAAATCTTTCAGCTTTTTCACATGGTGCATTTCTAGTGGTACACCTTTGGCTCCACACCATTCACAAGTTTCTGCTAAAAGACGGTCGATTAAACTTGTTCTGCCAGTATAAACTAAAGTATTTTCGATTGTATCTACTGAATGATCTTTTATTTCCGAGTTCTTTTCCATACGTTTTTCCGTAAAATAGGCAATTTTCGGTCCATCCTTCGTTTCATAACGTACACCGAAATTCCCATTTATCTTGAACTTCGTGATGATTTGACTGACGGTACTTCTATATTTATTGGCATACGTTTTAATCATGCTGTATTTCATTGTCTGGCGGAAAGATTGAAGCACATGTACATTACTTGCTAGACGATAGTAATTATATAACCCTTCAATTTCCGCATTATATGTTCGAAGAATTTCTAAATCATCATTATGCACTAAATACGGTCGGTGGATAGGTTTCCACCCATTGTTCCTGCCAATTTTCAATGCACCTAAATTGATGAGTTTTTTGATATATTTTTCGTGTGGTACGAATAATTTTGTTTGATAATTAAACTTTCTCTTTTTCGTACCATTTGGCATTTTCATTCTATGCCAGTCTCTTGCTACACGAATATCATATCCTAGGAATCTAGCGTTTTTCGTACTATGGGTTATCAACGTTTTTTCAGCATTTAACTCCAGTTTTAGGTTTATTGCAAGAAAGTCGGTTAAATCTTTTTTAATTTGTTCGACTTCTTCTTTACTACCGATAACACCGATTATAAAATCATCTGCGTATCTTACATATTTCATTCGACGGTAGTTTGAGTCAAAAAGGTCTTTGCTGTCATGGCTTTGCAGCTCTTTATATAGAGCCTTTAATTCTTGAAGCCTTTCAGCTTTTTCTTCTTTAGTTAGTCGTTCCCAATCACGTTTATTTTTACTTTTACAGTGATTAATTTTTGATGCTAGGTTATGATAAACAAGATTATGTCTACGCTTTTCACCTTTGTTAAAGGATTCCGCATATCTTTCACCATATTTATCTAATTCATGTAGGTAAATATTTGAAAGTAACGGGCTAATGATTCCACCTTGTGGTGTCCCACTGTAGGTTTTATGAAAAGTCCAATCTTCTACATAACCTGCCCTTAAGAATTTCCAAATTAAATTAATTAATTTTTCATCCCTAATGCGCTTCCGTAAAAGTTCAACTAATACATGGTGGTCGATGTTATCAAAGAAACCTTTTATGTCACCTTCAATAAACCATCTCGTACCAGTAAACGTATTCCGTATTTCTTTTAAGGCCGTGTGACAGCTACGATTTGGTCGAAAACCATGCGAATGATTTGAAAATTGTGGTTCATAAATACTTTCTAAAATTCGCCGAACAACCTCTTGCACTAGTTTATCCTCAAAAGTTGGAATACCCAAAGGTCGTGTTTTTCCGTTTTTCTTTGGGATATATGTTCTGCGTGCTGGGTTCGGTTGATATGTTTGTTCCTTTAGTTTTTCGATTAAACGCTCGATTCTTTCTAAACTCATACCATCAATTGTGTCATTGTTAACACCTTTTGTGTTACTTCCTTTATTAGGATAAAGTTTGGCATAGGCTTCTAAATAAAACTCGGTGTTATACAAATTTCGATATAATCTCTCAAATACATATGTTTCATTTTGTGCTTTGGAAGTTAGACTGCTTAATACTACTTTTGGATTTCTCATAGAGCCTCACGCTCCTTCCCAATTTTGTATTAAACTCGATAAACTACTCTCCTTCGCCATGTAATAGGCTTTCCCTATCTCAGACTACTACGAGAGTTCCGTTGCCATATTGGATATTCAGACTCTGAT from Bacillus sp. HMF5848 includes these protein-coding regions:
- a CDS encoding ACT domain-containing protein; this translates as MVNKKERFFLVREDVLPEAIKKTIEAKELIEKGKAKGIAEATAMADVSRSAFYKYRDAVFPFHRVVKENIISLFIYLEDRSGTLSEVLHVVAKAGFNILTIHQTIPLQGRANVTLSLDTSAMTVEINELLAHIRRLEFVIKVDVLGTGV
- the obgE gene encoding GTPase ObgE is translated as MFVDQVKIYVKGGDGGNGMVAFRREKYVPKGGPAGGDGGKGSNVVFEVEDGLRTLMDFRYKRHFKATPGEHGMSKGMHGRNADDMVVKVPPGTVVKDEDTQEVIADLTEHGQRAVIARGGRGGRGNTRFATPANPAPEIAENGEPGQERHVVLELKLLADVGLVGFPSVGKSTLLSIVSAAKPKIAEYHFTTLVPNLGVVETQDGRSFVMADLPGLIEGAHAGVGLGHQFLRHIERTRVIVHVIDMASIEERDPYEDYVVINDELREYNLRLTERPQIIVANKMDMPGAEENLKAFKEKLKDDFPIYPISAVTHSGIRELLFAIADTIEKTPEFPMETKDEPTENRVVYRHEKEMPDFKVSRESDGTFVITGDRLEKLFKMTDFSRDESVRRFARQLRGMGIDDALRERGAKDGDIVKILDYEFEFIE
- a CDS encoding sporulation initiation phosphotransferase B, producing the protein MKQNWELTEVLHHSRHDWLNRMQIIKGNLSLHKYEHVEDIISNIVSEMQHESKLYNLKVPKLAVLLMTYNWTTPPIILEYEVIGDVYSLTDYDEELYTWCAAFIQCLQQQVEPGSDSHLSLSIELSKDSIRFFFDFSGIIKNSSDIINWIKSQSNVGRIAVIENAVLDNELTVALEIQ
- the rpmA gene encoding 50S ribosomal protein L27, whose amino-acid sequence is MLRLDLQFFASKKGVGSTKNGRDSMAKRLGAKRADGQFVSGGSILYRQRGTKIYPGANVGRGGDDTLFAKVDGVVRFERLGRDRKQVSVYPVAQEA
- a CDS encoding ribosomal-processing cysteine protease Prp, encoding MIRVSITRTTENKVQSFSISGHANFANRGQDIVCAGVSAVSIGSINAVMSLTDADLDIKQADSGYISVNVPDFTDAEIDSKVQLLLEGMIVSLQTIEKDYGKYITISEQVGGAT
- the rplU gene encoding 50S ribosomal protein L21, which translates into the protein MYAIIETGGKQLKVEEGQAIYIEKLEATAGDTVTFDKVLFVGGDNVKVGSPLVEGASVTAKVEKQGRSKKVIVFKYKPKKGYSKKQGHRQPYTKVVVEKINA
- a CDS encoding Rne/Rng family ribonuclease, producing the protein MREIIVNAITRQKRAAVMEDGHLAEVLFETADVEKINGNIYKGRVTSIVKGLNAAFVDIGIGKQGYLSGKEIAGDDNGTSINKLIKEGQDIIVQVKREAVGDKGPQLTGKIELPGRYIIYLPYDNYVAVSRKLPDAKREKWREELEPLLQSPEGVIVRTEATLGHMPEVLDELTVLREEFADLVNQSKSSSHPALLLNANDVLKRIVLEQHLTTVSRIVVDCVEAKKTMQKYIKQFGFTTPVDQKQARENIFSTFGVQAELDKALQPKVWLKNGGNLIIEQLETLTFIDVNTAKFGGRQDLEETVYKTNLIAAKEIAKQIRLRNIGGMILIDFINMQKSEQQKQVLDALQAEFAHDRQRTVLHGFTKLGMLEMTRKKTNQSLLEVVSSPCESCQGTGVQKSAQAAAYELERAIYELPTSDIDAVWILMDEHTFHWFTGPEKQYVKRLENQLHIRIFITTVQEFGYTIKRTGSLEEIEAAIEREH